Within Campylobacter jejuni, the genomic segment CCACCTTTATTATATCTATCCAAATAAAAAAAATTGATTTTAATATATAATTTATGATATTATTCAAATAAAGAGTAAAATAGTTAAGAAAAGGAGAATTATATGTTAAAAAATTAACAAGCTCATTGATTTTAGGCTCTTTATTGGCAAGTTCTGCTTTTGCTGGGGATTTTTTAGCTAAAGTTAGTAATGGTGCTTTAAGTGATAATTCTCAAGGGGTTAAAGCTCTTAATTTAGATGAGATGAAGCAAGTTAAGGGTGGAGCTATTTCTCAAGATGGTAGGATAGCACCTCTTTTAGTTTATGGTGGCAGACAACTTGCGATGTGGGGTATAAGATACGCAGCTTGGGGTGCATATCAAGAAAGACATCCTATAAATAGTGGCATTGGAATTCATGGTTGGCGTCCATAAGCTTATGTTAGAAAATCTTTTTGCTCAAATAATAGAAAATTTTATTTACTGCAAGGATAAGGGTTATTTTTGCCTCATTTTTCTTATTATTGGTGCTTTTATTTTGTTTTTTATTTTTTCAAAGCTTTATGGATATTTTTAGGAGCAAATTTAAATCTTTAATTATGAATTTTTCCACACTAGAACTTTGCATAAATATTTTGATAATCTTGCTTTTTCTCTATGTTTTATGCAACCGTTTTTTTATGAGCAAAATAGGATTTTTCTTTTTTATAATTTTATATTTATTGCTACATTTTGTGAATATCGAAAATATATTTTTGTGGCTATTTTTTTCTTTAACCTATTGCATTATTTTATTCATAGTGGTTTTAAAAATATATCACAAAAAGAAACAAAATAAATATTAAGCTACTGGGTTACTTTGCCGATATGATTTGCAAGGAATAAAAATGATAAATAGTCTAAACTCAAATTTAAACTATGATTACAACACTTCAAATTTTAAACAAGATAAAAATATTGACTTTAAAATCAACAAACACGGAGTAGCCGTTATAACAGGAGAAGGTGCTTTGCCTTATCGTGGAAAAAAATTTGAGTATAATCCCAAAATATTCGGACTTGATGAAAGTATTAGCAAAAAAGATATGCAAGAATTTAACAACTTTATGAAGTCAAATGCTTTAAAAGACCCCAATAAAATAGAAAAATCTCCTTTAAAAGATTTTAATCCTGCTTATACAAAATGGGACCCAACTACGGAGAAAATGATGTTAGGTTTTTTTGTTTCTTATTCTAAGATGTTTCATTTGGGCTACGACATCATCAAAAAAGCCGATGAATTTTATAAAGAATTTGACGCACTTATAAGTAAAGATTTAAGCTTAGATGAGTTTAAAACTAAATACATAGATTTTAAGCAAAGACACGATGAATTTGTGAAAGAATACGAAATGGCTATGGGCGATAAAATGTTGCTTTCTAGTGATAATGAAATTATCACTCAACAAAGTGAAAAACCCTTCAAAGCCATTCAAGGCGAAAGCAAAAACAAAGAAACTTACAAAGATGATAGTACAAGAAACGAACTTGTAAAAAAACTATTAGAAGGTAAATTTAGCACTAGTGAAGAATTAGAACTTCTTTTTGGTATGAAATTTAGTGATGATGCAGGAGAATTTAATAAAATCCTTTCTTTAAATTCTGCACCAAAAATTATAGATATTAAGGCTTAAGATTTTTTAAATTATAAAAATCAATCAAGTTAAACTAAAAAATTCTTCTATTTTTTTTCGCATTTCTTCGACATTGTCGATACGATTAACGCTATCTCTAAAGGCTGAAGCGTCTTTATGCCCTTTAGAATACTCGTGTAAATGCTTGCGAAATATACTTATGCCTTGATCTTTGTAGTGTTTTATCATTTCATCAAAATGAGTGAGTATGATTTCTTTTTTGAATTTTTCATCTACACTTTTACCACTTTTGATTTCATGAAATATCCAAGGATTTCCTACGCTTGCACGCCCTATCATGAGTCCATCGCATTTTGTGATTTTATAAACTTCTTTAGCGTTTTGTGCGTTGATATCGCCATTTGCAATCACAGGAATTTTCACGCTCGCTTTAGCGCTGGCAATGGATTCATAATCGGCTTTTCCGCTATAAAGCTGTTTTCTTGTGCGTCCATGAATACTTACAAAATCCACCCCCAAGCTTTCACAAATTTTAGCCATTTTTTCAGGATATTTTTCATTAAATCCTAGTCGAAATTTCACACTTGTAAGGCTTTTTTTATTGTTTTCTTTAATCACTCCTACAAGATTTTTAAAAAGCTCTAAATTTTCTAGCAAAGCACTTCCTGCACATTGTTTAACAACTTTATTGACAGGGCAACCGCAATTAAAATCGATCCCATCTACAAAATCCATTTCATTTAGCATTTGTACTGCTTTTTTTAGCACTTCTTTATCTCCACCTGCAATTTGGACTATATAAGGATTTTCTAATTTAGCTCTTTCTAGCATATGTAG encodes:
- a CDS encoding tRNA dihydrouridine synthase, which produces MIDFSKKPLFLAPMAGFSDLPFRNVVKKFGADITISEMISSNALVYESSKTLHMLERAKLENPYIVQIAGGDKEVLKKAVQMLNEMDFVDGIDFNCGCPVNKVVKQCAGSALLENLELFKNLVGVIKENNKKSLTSVKFRLGFNEKYPEKMAKICESLGVDFVSIHGRTRKQLYSGKADYESIASAKASVKIPVIANGDINAQNAKEVYKITKCDGLMIGRASVGNPWIFHEIKSGKSVDEKFKKEIILTHFDEMIKHYKDQGISIFRKHLHEYSKGHKDASAFRDSVNRIDNVEEMRKKIEEFFSLT